A genomic segment from Clarias gariepinus isolate MV-2021 ecotype Netherlands chromosome 11, CGAR_prim_01v2, whole genome shotgun sequence encodes:
- the sidt2 gene encoding SID1 transmembrane family member 2 isoform X6 → MASCWKATHSAAFTRRCLLLFVFVLLFVFVLTAEGAGAEVTNSSVIVRQIDGQFETSYLDTVTSHEQIIYTFNHTVTRNKTEGVRVSVELLSESTKSPVLFVVRQKQAVLSFQVPLILRGLYQRKYQYTQVSRTLCQPPTLALSETQFFYVDVSTLSTSSIQFQLRVSRVESFTLQTNKKFSFNATPSQPQFFKYVFPEGADTVIVKVNSEKNFPCSVMSVQDIQCPVYDLDNNVAFIGMYQTMTKKAAITVQRKDFPSNSFYVVIVVKTEDEACGGPLRFYPLSPDELMDAGNRSKTLDVVVSPAIDSEAYVMGMLFCLGIFLSFYILTFLMACIENKRMHKKKEELLKPADMSPAETGKTPASPYEYGSFERSLHTVGGCGLEDDDSVEEDDYDTLTDIDSDKNIVRTKKYLCVSDLARKDKRVLSKKYQIYFWNIATIAVFYALPVIQLVITYQTVVNVTGNQDICYYNFLCAHPLGALSSFNNILSNLGYVMLGLLFLLIVLQRDVVHKRALMRNDITALECGIPKHFGLFYAMGTALMMEGLLSACYHVCPNYTNFQFDTSFMYMIAGLCMLKLYQKRHPDINASAYSAYACLAAVIFFSVLGVVFGKGNTVFWIVFSVLHIVFTLLLSTQLYYMGRWRLDSGILRRILHVIYTDCIRQCSGPMYIDRMVLLVMGNIVNWSLAAYGLIKKPNDFASYLLAIAICNLLLYFAFYIIMKLRSGERIKCLPLVCILFTAVVWGFALFFFFQGLSTWQKTPAESREHNRDCILLFFFDDHDIWHFLSSIAMFGSFLVLLTMDDDLNKVQRDKIYVF, encoded by the exons ATGGCGAGCTGCTGGAAGGCCACCCACTCTGCTGCTTTCACACGCCGCtgcttgttgttgtttgtgtttgtgttgttgtttgtgtttgtgttgacgGCGGAGGGTGCCGGCGCTGAGGTTACGAACAGCTCGGTGATCGTGAGGCAGATAGATGGCCAGTTTGAGACCAGCTACCTCGACACGGTGACCAGCCACGAGCAGATCATCTACACCTTCAACCACACCGTCACCCGCAACAAG acggAGGGGGTCCGGGTGTCAGTGGAGCTCCTGTCAGAGAGCACGAAGAGCCCCGTGTTGTTCGTAGTCAGGCAGAAGCAGGCCGTACTCTCCTTCCAAGTTCCTCTCATCCTGCGTGGCCT ttaTCAGAGGAAGTACCAGTACACCCAGGTGAGCCGAACCCTGTGCCAGCCCCCGACGCTCGCCCTCTCTGAGACCCAGTTCTTCTATGTGGACGTGTCCACTCTGTCCACCTCCAGCATCCAGTTCCAGCTGCGGGTCAGCCGGGTGGAAAGCTTCACGCTGCA GACAAATAAGAAGTTCAGCTTCAATGCAACGCCTTCTCAACCACAG TTTTTTAAGTACGTGTTTCCAGAAGGAGCGGACACGGTTATTGTGAAAGTCAACTCAGAGAAGAACTTTCCCTGCTCCGTCATGTCTGTTCAGGACATCCag TGTCCCGTGTACGACCTGGACAACAACGTGGCGTTCATCGGGATGTACCAGACCATGACCAAGAAGGCTGCCATTACAGTGCAG AGGAAGGATTTCCCCAGCAACAGCTTCTACGTGGTGATCGTGGTGAAGACCGAGGACGAGGCGTGCGGCGGGCCGCTCAGGTTCTACCCCCTCTCGCCTG acGAGCTGATGGACGCCGGGAACCGGAGCAAGACCCTGGACGTGGTTGTGTCTCCTGCCATCGACT CCGAGGCGTACGTTATGGGAATGCTGTTCTGTCTCGGGATCTTcctgtccttctacattttgACCTTCCTGATGGCCTGCATCGAAAACAAAag AATGCACAAAAAGAAGGAGGAGCTTCTGAAGCCAGCTGACATGTCGCCGGCGGAGACGG GAAAAACTCCAGCCTCTCCGTACGAATATGGCTCATTTG agcgCTCGTTACACACGGTGGGTGGCTGCGGACTGGAGGACGATGACTCGGTGGAGGAGGACGACTACGACACGCTGACGGACATCGACTCGGACAAGAACATCGTCCGCACCAAG AAGTACCTGTGTGTCTCTGACCTCGCCCGGAAAGACAAGCGAGTGCTGAGCAAGAAGTACCAAATCTACTTCTG gaacaTTGCCACCATCGCTGTGTTCTACGCTCTGCCTGTGATCCAGCTGGTCATCACTTATCAGACG gTTGTAAATGTGACAGGAAATCAAGACATCTGCTACTACAACTTCCTGTGTGCACATCCGCTAGGAGCTCtgag ctcatTTAACAACATCCTGAGTAACCTTGGTTACGTGATGCTTGGTCTCCTCTTCCTGCTCATCGTCCTGCAGAGGGACGTCGTTCACAAGCGCGCGCTCATGCGCAACGACATCACCGCACTG gagtgcgGCATCCCCAAACACTTCGGTCTGTTCTACGCCATGGGCACGGCGCTGATGATGGAGGGCTTGCTCAGTGCCTGCTACCACGTCTGCCCCAACTACACCAACTTCCAAttcg ACACGTCGTTTATGTACATGATCGCGGGGTTGTGTATGCTGAAACTGTACCAGAAGCGACACCCGGACATCAACGCCAGCGCCTACTCCGCCTACGCCTGCCTCGCCGCCGTCATCTTCTTCTCCGTGCTCGGGGTG gtgtttGGGAAAGGGAACACAGTATTCTGGATCGTCTTCTCTGTGCTACACATCGTGTTCACACTGTTGCTCAGCACTCAGCTCTACTACATGGGCCGCTGGAGGCTAG aTTCAGGTATCTTGCGCAGGATACTTCATGTGATCTACACAGACTGCATTCGCCAGTGCAGTGGACCCATGTACATa GATCGTATGGTGCTGCTGGTGATGGGCAACATTGTGAACTGGTCTCT ggctgCGTACGGTCTCATTAAAAAGCCAAACGACTTCGCTTCGTACCTGCTGGCCATCGCCATCTGTAACCTGCTGCTGTACTTCGCCTTCTACATCAtcatgaag cttcgGAGCGGTGAACGGATCAAGTGTTTGCCGTTGGTGTGTATTCTGTTCACGGCTGTAGTTTGGGGCTTcgctcttttctttttctttcagggACTCAGCACCTGgcag aaaacGCCGGCGGAGTCTCGAGAGCACAATCGCGACTGCatccttctctttttctttgacGATCACGACATCTGGCACTTCCTGTCCTCGATCGCCATGTTCGGCTCCTTCCTG gtcctGCTGACGATGGACGACGACCTCAACAAGGTTCAACGAGACAAGATCTATGTCTTCTAG
- the sidt2 gene encoding SID1 transmembrane family member 2 isoform X1, producing the protein MASCWKATHSAAFTRRCLLLFVFVLLFVFVLTAEGAGAEVTNSSVIVRQIDGQFETSYLDTVTSHEQIIYTFNHTVTRNKTEGVRVSVELLSESTKSPVLFVVRQKQAVLSFQVPLILRGLYQRKYQYTQVSRTLCQPPTLALSETQFFYVDVSTLSTSSIQFQLRVSRVESFTLQTNKKFSFNATPSQPQFFKYVFPEGADTVIVKVNSEKNFPCSVMSVQDIQCPVYDLDNNVAFIGMYQTMTKKAAITVQRKDFPSNSFYVVIVVKTEDEACGGPLRFYPLSPDELMDAGNRSKTLDVVVSPAIDSEAYVMGMLFCLGIFLSFYILTFLMACIENKRMHKKKEELLKPADMSPAETASLLGKTPASPYEYGSFADNASTLSSEPVTDSLASTDANYGFMERSLHTVGGCGLEDDDSVEEDDYDTLTDIDSDKNIVRTKKYLCVSDLARKDKRVLSKKYQIYFWNIATIAVFYALPVIQLVITYQTVVNVTGNQDICYYNFLCAHPLGALSSFNNILSNLGYVMLGLLFLLIVLQRDVVHKRALMRNDITALECGIPKHFGLFYAMGTALMMEGLLSACYHVCPNYTNFQFDTSFMYMIAGLCMLKLYQKRHPDINASAYSAYACLAAVIFFSVLGVVFGKGNTVFWIVFSVLHIVFTLLLSTQLYYMGRWRLDSGILRRILHVIYTDCIRQCSGPMYIDRMVLLVMGNIVNWSLAAYGLIKKPNDFASYLLAIAICNLLLYFAFYIIMKLRSGERIKCLPLVCILFTAVVWGFALFFFFQGLSTWQKTPAESREHNRDCILLFFFDDHDIWHFLSSIAMFGSFLVLLTMDDDLNKVQRDKIYVF; encoded by the exons ATGGCGAGCTGCTGGAAGGCCACCCACTCTGCTGCTTTCACACGCCGCtgcttgttgttgtttgtgtttgtgttgttgtttgtgtttgtgttgacgGCGGAGGGTGCCGGCGCTGAGGTTACGAACAGCTCGGTGATCGTGAGGCAGATAGATGGCCAGTTTGAGACCAGCTACCTCGACACGGTGACCAGCCACGAGCAGATCATCTACACCTTCAACCACACCGTCACCCGCAACAAG acggAGGGGGTCCGGGTGTCAGTGGAGCTCCTGTCAGAGAGCACGAAGAGCCCCGTGTTGTTCGTAGTCAGGCAGAAGCAGGCCGTACTCTCCTTCCAAGTTCCTCTCATCCTGCGTGGCCT ttaTCAGAGGAAGTACCAGTACACCCAGGTGAGCCGAACCCTGTGCCAGCCCCCGACGCTCGCCCTCTCTGAGACCCAGTTCTTCTATGTGGACGTGTCCACTCTGTCCACCTCCAGCATCCAGTTCCAGCTGCGGGTCAGCCGGGTGGAAAGCTTCACGCTGCA GACAAATAAGAAGTTCAGCTTCAATGCAACGCCTTCTCAACCACAG TTTTTTAAGTACGTGTTTCCAGAAGGAGCGGACACGGTTATTGTGAAAGTCAACTCAGAGAAGAACTTTCCCTGCTCCGTCATGTCTGTTCAGGACATCCag TGTCCCGTGTACGACCTGGACAACAACGTGGCGTTCATCGGGATGTACCAGACCATGACCAAGAAGGCTGCCATTACAGTGCAG AGGAAGGATTTCCCCAGCAACAGCTTCTACGTGGTGATCGTGGTGAAGACCGAGGACGAGGCGTGCGGCGGGCCGCTCAGGTTCTACCCCCTCTCGCCTG acGAGCTGATGGACGCCGGGAACCGGAGCAAGACCCTGGACGTGGTTGTGTCTCCTGCCATCGACT CCGAGGCGTACGTTATGGGAATGCTGTTCTGTCTCGGGATCTTcctgtccttctacattttgACCTTCCTGATGGCCTGCATCGAAAACAAAag AATGCACAAAAAGAAGGAGGAGCTTCTGAAGCCAGCTGACATGTCGCCGGCGGAGACGG CCTCTCTCTTAG GAAAAACTCCAGCCTCTCCGTACGAATATGGCTCATTTG ctgATAACGCCAGCACTCTGAGCTCAGAGCCCGTGACGGACAGCCTGGCCTCCACCGATGCTAATTACGGCTTCAtgg agcgCTCGTTACACACGGTGGGTGGCTGCGGACTGGAGGACGATGACTCGGTGGAGGAGGACGACTACGACACGCTGACGGACATCGACTCGGACAAGAACATCGTCCGCACCAAG AAGTACCTGTGTGTCTCTGACCTCGCCCGGAAAGACAAGCGAGTGCTGAGCAAGAAGTACCAAATCTACTTCTG gaacaTTGCCACCATCGCTGTGTTCTACGCTCTGCCTGTGATCCAGCTGGTCATCACTTATCAGACG gTTGTAAATGTGACAGGAAATCAAGACATCTGCTACTACAACTTCCTGTGTGCACATCCGCTAGGAGCTCtgag ctcatTTAACAACATCCTGAGTAACCTTGGTTACGTGATGCTTGGTCTCCTCTTCCTGCTCATCGTCCTGCAGAGGGACGTCGTTCACAAGCGCGCGCTCATGCGCAACGACATCACCGCACTG gagtgcgGCATCCCCAAACACTTCGGTCTGTTCTACGCCATGGGCACGGCGCTGATGATGGAGGGCTTGCTCAGTGCCTGCTACCACGTCTGCCCCAACTACACCAACTTCCAAttcg ACACGTCGTTTATGTACATGATCGCGGGGTTGTGTATGCTGAAACTGTACCAGAAGCGACACCCGGACATCAACGCCAGCGCCTACTCCGCCTACGCCTGCCTCGCCGCCGTCATCTTCTTCTCCGTGCTCGGGGTG gtgtttGGGAAAGGGAACACAGTATTCTGGATCGTCTTCTCTGTGCTACACATCGTGTTCACACTGTTGCTCAGCACTCAGCTCTACTACATGGGCCGCTGGAGGCTAG aTTCAGGTATCTTGCGCAGGATACTTCATGTGATCTACACAGACTGCATTCGCCAGTGCAGTGGACCCATGTACATa GATCGTATGGTGCTGCTGGTGATGGGCAACATTGTGAACTGGTCTCT ggctgCGTACGGTCTCATTAAAAAGCCAAACGACTTCGCTTCGTACCTGCTGGCCATCGCCATCTGTAACCTGCTGCTGTACTTCGCCTTCTACATCAtcatgaag cttcgGAGCGGTGAACGGATCAAGTGTTTGCCGTTGGTGTGTATTCTGTTCACGGCTGTAGTTTGGGGCTTcgctcttttctttttctttcagggACTCAGCACCTGgcag aaaacGCCGGCGGAGTCTCGAGAGCACAATCGCGACTGCatccttctctttttctttgacGATCACGACATCTGGCACTTCCTGTCCTCGATCGCCATGTTCGGCTCCTTCCTG gtcctGCTGACGATGGACGACGACCTCAACAAGGTTCAACGAGACAAGATCTATGTCTTCTAG
- the sidt2 gene encoding SID1 transmembrane family member 2 isoform X4 codes for MASCWKATHSAAFTRRCLLLFVFVLLFVFVLTAEGAGAEVTNSSVIVRQIDGQFETSYLDTVTSHEQIIYTFNHTVTRNKTEGVRVSVELLSESTKSPVLFVVRQKQAVLSFQVPLILRGLYQRKYQYTQVSRTLCQPPTLALSETQFFYVDVSTLSTSSIQFQLRVSRVESFTLQTNKKFSFNATPSQPQFFKYVFPEGADTVIVKVNSEKNFPCSVMSVQDIQCPVYDLDNNVAFIGMYQTMTKKAAITVQRKDFPSNSFYVVIVVKTEDEACGGPLRFYPLSPDELMDAGNRSKTLDVVVSPAIDSEAYVMGMLFCLGIFLSFYILTFLMACIENKRMHKKKEELLKPADMSPAETGKTPASPYEYGSFGQEAFKRRPISTHHIVVRFERSLHTVGGCGLEDDDSVEEDDYDTLTDIDSDKNIVRTKKYLCVSDLARKDKRVLSKKYQIYFWNIATIAVFYALPVIQLVITYQTVVNVTGNQDICYYNFLCAHPLGALSSFNNILSNLGYVMLGLLFLLIVLQRDVVHKRALMRNDITALECGIPKHFGLFYAMGTALMMEGLLSACYHVCPNYTNFQFDTSFMYMIAGLCMLKLYQKRHPDINASAYSAYACLAAVIFFSVLGVVFGKGNTVFWIVFSVLHIVFTLLLSTQLYYMGRWRLDSGILRRILHVIYTDCIRQCSGPMYIDRMVLLVMGNIVNWSLAAYGLIKKPNDFASYLLAIAICNLLLYFAFYIIMKLRSGERIKCLPLVCILFTAVVWGFALFFFFQGLSTWQKTPAESREHNRDCILLFFFDDHDIWHFLSSIAMFGSFLVLLTMDDDLNKVQRDKIYVF; via the exons ATGGCGAGCTGCTGGAAGGCCACCCACTCTGCTGCTTTCACACGCCGCtgcttgttgttgtttgtgtttgtgttgttgtttgtgtttgtgttgacgGCGGAGGGTGCCGGCGCTGAGGTTACGAACAGCTCGGTGATCGTGAGGCAGATAGATGGCCAGTTTGAGACCAGCTACCTCGACACGGTGACCAGCCACGAGCAGATCATCTACACCTTCAACCACACCGTCACCCGCAACAAG acggAGGGGGTCCGGGTGTCAGTGGAGCTCCTGTCAGAGAGCACGAAGAGCCCCGTGTTGTTCGTAGTCAGGCAGAAGCAGGCCGTACTCTCCTTCCAAGTTCCTCTCATCCTGCGTGGCCT ttaTCAGAGGAAGTACCAGTACACCCAGGTGAGCCGAACCCTGTGCCAGCCCCCGACGCTCGCCCTCTCTGAGACCCAGTTCTTCTATGTGGACGTGTCCACTCTGTCCACCTCCAGCATCCAGTTCCAGCTGCGGGTCAGCCGGGTGGAAAGCTTCACGCTGCA GACAAATAAGAAGTTCAGCTTCAATGCAACGCCTTCTCAACCACAG TTTTTTAAGTACGTGTTTCCAGAAGGAGCGGACACGGTTATTGTGAAAGTCAACTCAGAGAAGAACTTTCCCTGCTCCGTCATGTCTGTTCAGGACATCCag TGTCCCGTGTACGACCTGGACAACAACGTGGCGTTCATCGGGATGTACCAGACCATGACCAAGAAGGCTGCCATTACAGTGCAG AGGAAGGATTTCCCCAGCAACAGCTTCTACGTGGTGATCGTGGTGAAGACCGAGGACGAGGCGTGCGGCGGGCCGCTCAGGTTCTACCCCCTCTCGCCTG acGAGCTGATGGACGCCGGGAACCGGAGCAAGACCCTGGACGTGGTTGTGTCTCCTGCCATCGACT CCGAGGCGTACGTTATGGGAATGCTGTTCTGTCTCGGGATCTTcctgtccttctacattttgACCTTCCTGATGGCCTGCATCGAAAACAAAag AATGCACAAAAAGAAGGAGGAGCTTCTGAAGCCAGCTGACATGTCGCCGGCGGAGACGG GAAAAACTCCAGCCTCTCCGTACGAATATGGCTCATTTG GACAGGAGGCTTTCAAGCGTCGACCAATCAGCACGCACCACATAGTCGTCCGCTTCG agcgCTCGTTACACACGGTGGGTGGCTGCGGACTGGAGGACGATGACTCGGTGGAGGAGGACGACTACGACACGCTGACGGACATCGACTCGGACAAGAACATCGTCCGCACCAAG AAGTACCTGTGTGTCTCTGACCTCGCCCGGAAAGACAAGCGAGTGCTGAGCAAGAAGTACCAAATCTACTTCTG gaacaTTGCCACCATCGCTGTGTTCTACGCTCTGCCTGTGATCCAGCTGGTCATCACTTATCAGACG gTTGTAAATGTGACAGGAAATCAAGACATCTGCTACTACAACTTCCTGTGTGCACATCCGCTAGGAGCTCtgag ctcatTTAACAACATCCTGAGTAACCTTGGTTACGTGATGCTTGGTCTCCTCTTCCTGCTCATCGTCCTGCAGAGGGACGTCGTTCACAAGCGCGCGCTCATGCGCAACGACATCACCGCACTG gagtgcgGCATCCCCAAACACTTCGGTCTGTTCTACGCCATGGGCACGGCGCTGATGATGGAGGGCTTGCTCAGTGCCTGCTACCACGTCTGCCCCAACTACACCAACTTCCAAttcg ACACGTCGTTTATGTACATGATCGCGGGGTTGTGTATGCTGAAACTGTACCAGAAGCGACACCCGGACATCAACGCCAGCGCCTACTCCGCCTACGCCTGCCTCGCCGCCGTCATCTTCTTCTCCGTGCTCGGGGTG gtgtttGGGAAAGGGAACACAGTATTCTGGATCGTCTTCTCTGTGCTACACATCGTGTTCACACTGTTGCTCAGCACTCAGCTCTACTACATGGGCCGCTGGAGGCTAG aTTCAGGTATCTTGCGCAGGATACTTCATGTGATCTACACAGACTGCATTCGCCAGTGCAGTGGACCCATGTACATa GATCGTATGGTGCTGCTGGTGATGGGCAACATTGTGAACTGGTCTCT ggctgCGTACGGTCTCATTAAAAAGCCAAACGACTTCGCTTCGTACCTGCTGGCCATCGCCATCTGTAACCTGCTGCTGTACTTCGCCTTCTACATCAtcatgaag cttcgGAGCGGTGAACGGATCAAGTGTTTGCCGTTGGTGTGTATTCTGTTCACGGCTGTAGTTTGGGGCTTcgctcttttctttttctttcagggACTCAGCACCTGgcag aaaacGCCGGCGGAGTCTCGAGAGCACAATCGCGACTGCatccttctctttttctttgacGATCACGACATCTGGCACTTCCTGTCCTCGATCGCCATGTTCGGCTCCTTCCTG gtcctGCTGACGATGGACGACGACCTCAACAAGGTTCAACGAGACAAGATCTATGTCTTCTAG
- the sidt2 gene encoding SID1 transmembrane family member 2 isoform X3 yields the protein MASCWKATHSAAFTRRCLLLFVFVLLFVFVLTAEGAGAEVTNSSVIVRQIDGQFETSYLDTVTSHEQIIYTFNHTVTRNKTEGVRVSVELLSESTKSPVLFVVRQKQAVLSFQVPLILRGLYQRKYQYTQVSRTLCQPPTLALSETQFFYVDVSTLSTSSIQFQLRVSRVESFTLQTNKKFSFNATPSQPQFFKYVFPEGADTVIVKVNSEKNFPCSVMSVQDIQCPVYDLDNNVAFIGMYQTMTKKAAITVQRKDFPSNSFYVVIVVKTEDEACGGPLRFYPLSPDELMDAGNRSKTLDVVVSPAIDSEAYVMGMLFCLGIFLSFYILTFLMACIENKRMHKKKEELLKPADMSPAETASLLGKTPASPYEYGSFGQEAFKRRPISTHHIVVRFERSLHTVGGCGLEDDDSVEEDDYDTLTDIDSDKNIVRTKKYLCVSDLARKDKRVLSKKYQIYFWNIATIAVFYALPVIQLVITYQTVVNVTGNQDICYYNFLCAHPLGALSSFNNILSNLGYVMLGLLFLLIVLQRDVVHKRALMRNDITALECGIPKHFGLFYAMGTALMMEGLLSACYHVCPNYTNFQFDTSFMYMIAGLCMLKLYQKRHPDINASAYSAYACLAAVIFFSVLGVVFGKGNTVFWIVFSVLHIVFTLLLSTQLYYMGRWRLDSGILRRILHVIYTDCIRQCSGPMYIDRMVLLVMGNIVNWSLAAYGLIKKPNDFASYLLAIAICNLLLYFAFYIIMKLRSGERIKCLPLVCILFTAVVWGFALFFFFQGLSTWQKTPAESREHNRDCILLFFFDDHDIWHFLSSIAMFGSFLVLLTMDDDLNKVQRDKIYVF from the exons ATGGCGAGCTGCTGGAAGGCCACCCACTCTGCTGCTTTCACACGCCGCtgcttgttgttgtttgtgtttgtgttgttgtttgtgtttgtgttgacgGCGGAGGGTGCCGGCGCTGAGGTTACGAACAGCTCGGTGATCGTGAGGCAGATAGATGGCCAGTTTGAGACCAGCTACCTCGACACGGTGACCAGCCACGAGCAGATCATCTACACCTTCAACCACACCGTCACCCGCAACAAG acggAGGGGGTCCGGGTGTCAGTGGAGCTCCTGTCAGAGAGCACGAAGAGCCCCGTGTTGTTCGTAGTCAGGCAGAAGCAGGCCGTACTCTCCTTCCAAGTTCCTCTCATCCTGCGTGGCCT ttaTCAGAGGAAGTACCAGTACACCCAGGTGAGCCGAACCCTGTGCCAGCCCCCGACGCTCGCCCTCTCTGAGACCCAGTTCTTCTATGTGGACGTGTCCACTCTGTCCACCTCCAGCATCCAGTTCCAGCTGCGGGTCAGCCGGGTGGAAAGCTTCACGCTGCA GACAAATAAGAAGTTCAGCTTCAATGCAACGCCTTCTCAACCACAG TTTTTTAAGTACGTGTTTCCAGAAGGAGCGGACACGGTTATTGTGAAAGTCAACTCAGAGAAGAACTTTCCCTGCTCCGTCATGTCTGTTCAGGACATCCag TGTCCCGTGTACGACCTGGACAACAACGTGGCGTTCATCGGGATGTACCAGACCATGACCAAGAAGGCTGCCATTACAGTGCAG AGGAAGGATTTCCCCAGCAACAGCTTCTACGTGGTGATCGTGGTGAAGACCGAGGACGAGGCGTGCGGCGGGCCGCTCAGGTTCTACCCCCTCTCGCCTG acGAGCTGATGGACGCCGGGAACCGGAGCAAGACCCTGGACGTGGTTGTGTCTCCTGCCATCGACT CCGAGGCGTACGTTATGGGAATGCTGTTCTGTCTCGGGATCTTcctgtccttctacattttgACCTTCCTGATGGCCTGCATCGAAAACAAAag AATGCACAAAAAGAAGGAGGAGCTTCTGAAGCCAGCTGACATGTCGCCGGCGGAGACGG CCTCTCTCTTAG GAAAAACTCCAGCCTCTCCGTACGAATATGGCTCATTTG GACAGGAGGCTTTCAAGCGTCGACCAATCAGCACGCACCACATAGTCGTCCGCTTCG agcgCTCGTTACACACGGTGGGTGGCTGCGGACTGGAGGACGATGACTCGGTGGAGGAGGACGACTACGACACGCTGACGGACATCGACTCGGACAAGAACATCGTCCGCACCAAG AAGTACCTGTGTGTCTCTGACCTCGCCCGGAAAGACAAGCGAGTGCTGAGCAAGAAGTACCAAATCTACTTCTG gaacaTTGCCACCATCGCTGTGTTCTACGCTCTGCCTGTGATCCAGCTGGTCATCACTTATCAGACG gTTGTAAATGTGACAGGAAATCAAGACATCTGCTACTACAACTTCCTGTGTGCACATCCGCTAGGAGCTCtgag ctcatTTAACAACATCCTGAGTAACCTTGGTTACGTGATGCTTGGTCTCCTCTTCCTGCTCATCGTCCTGCAGAGGGACGTCGTTCACAAGCGCGCGCTCATGCGCAACGACATCACCGCACTG gagtgcgGCATCCCCAAACACTTCGGTCTGTTCTACGCCATGGGCACGGCGCTGATGATGGAGGGCTTGCTCAGTGCCTGCTACCACGTCTGCCCCAACTACACCAACTTCCAAttcg ACACGTCGTTTATGTACATGATCGCGGGGTTGTGTATGCTGAAACTGTACCAGAAGCGACACCCGGACATCAACGCCAGCGCCTACTCCGCCTACGCCTGCCTCGCCGCCGTCATCTTCTTCTCCGTGCTCGGGGTG gtgtttGGGAAAGGGAACACAGTATTCTGGATCGTCTTCTCTGTGCTACACATCGTGTTCACACTGTTGCTCAGCACTCAGCTCTACTACATGGGCCGCTGGAGGCTAG aTTCAGGTATCTTGCGCAGGATACTTCATGTGATCTACACAGACTGCATTCGCCAGTGCAGTGGACCCATGTACATa GATCGTATGGTGCTGCTGGTGATGGGCAACATTGTGAACTGGTCTCT ggctgCGTACGGTCTCATTAAAAAGCCAAACGACTTCGCTTCGTACCTGCTGGCCATCGCCATCTGTAACCTGCTGCTGTACTTCGCCTTCTACATCAtcatgaag cttcgGAGCGGTGAACGGATCAAGTGTTTGCCGTTGGTGTGTATTCTGTTCACGGCTGTAGTTTGGGGCTTcgctcttttctttttctttcagggACTCAGCACCTGgcag aaaacGCCGGCGGAGTCTCGAGAGCACAATCGCGACTGCatccttctctttttctttgacGATCACGACATCTGGCACTTCCTGTCCTCGATCGCCATGTTCGGCTCCTTCCTG gtcctGCTGACGATGGACGACGACCTCAACAAGGTTCAACGAGACAAGATCTATGTCTTCTAG